The Denticeps clupeoides chromosome 1, fDenClu1.1, whole genome shotgun sequence genome segment AGGGTCTTTCTTCATTGAGGCAGAATAGGCCTGCacaaaaagttaattaacaGTTAATAACACAGGAACACTGACATCTAAAAATTGCATATTTCATAAGAAGCAAAGCCACTGCAGAATTATTTCAATTTATTAAATGTAGGCTGGTTATTACAATGTGGGTGTCACTGTCAGGGTATAGAAGTCATTCTGTGGTGAGCTGTTTTAGTTTCCATTAATACAGCAGTACAGCAAATTCAATGCAGTCATCTTAATCACTTGCAGTTAACCCAATTTGCCCATGGCACAAAAAGGTTGCCAAAAAATGCATGTGATTACAAGGTGATAAGGAGTGAATTAATTCTCACATCCACCAGCCTCTAGTTTGCAAAATTATCTACAAAAACAAATCATCCATTGACCTATGGGTGAAAACATACTAAGATTTCACCCATACCCAACAAAGCTCCTAAGCCCCAGTGGTCTTTCCTTGACCACAGGCTGGGaggattacaaaaaaatacccTCCATACTGGAGGTCACGCAACACAAACTGGGGTGAAATGACGACAATTAATGACAAGTGGCTAAAAAGTAAAAGCATCTAAAATATACATAACATAGCCGTGTGGTTTGTAGTGATGCATTTAACTCAGAAGGCCAAAAATTATTGCCTTTTAATGTATTGAAGTCAAATGAAAGTCTTTCAGTTTAAAGAAGTCAAAATGTGGAGCTTCCTGAAAAGAGACTAACAGTCAATATTAAGAATGTTTATAAAACCAATATTCTAAAACCTGTTTTATAATGCAAAATTAACTGTTCAGGTTCATGTTCACAATGCCTGATCAAAGTCAACCAGCAGGGGCACTAAACCTCCAAAGGTATAAAATATACCTCAGCAGCGGAATTGTGGTACTGCATAAATGAAGCTGAAATGGCATGGCTGAAAGGGTCACCGTTTTTTGGAGTCATGTCCTGTTTGACCAGCAAGGccaggtcaacaatctgtttggagggagaaagaaagagaaagaaagtatTACAACACAAAACATAAGAGACTGGCACCTGTAGTTCTCTGACGTTTTCTAATAATAAGAAGTTAAACCTGGGACTCACCTGGGCCACTGTCTCATATGCCAAGTACGACAGGATCTCCATTGAAACGGCATTGGGCTTAACATCCAGGGTACTGCAGTCTAGCCATTCGCGAAACTTAGAAGCCTTTTTAGCTGCAGGAAGTGAGAAATGCAATTTTAAGCTCACAGGGTCACAGGTTAAGGAGAACGGGACATTTTCAAAATTTGAATATGACTCACTATCCATGACGACTTAATTTCTTTCAGTGTCGATGCTGCCAGAACACTGGGTGCTCAGCAGGGACTCACCCAAAATGGGGGCCAGCGAACCGCAGGGTGCacgcacatacagtacaggccaaaagtttggacccaccttctcattcaatttgttttctttatttgacatgaccatttaaattggtagattctcactgaaggcatcaaaactatgaatgaacacgtggagttatgtacttaacacaaagtggagacctgacctccacagtcaccggacctgaacccaatcgagatggtttggggtgagctggaccgcagagtgaaggcaaaggggccaacaagtgctaaacacctctgggaactccttcaagactgttggaaaaccatttcaggtgacgacctcttgaagctcattgagagaatgccaagagtgtgcaaagccataatcagagcaaagggtggatattttgaaatgaatgaaactagaatataaaatgtttttagttatttcaccttttttattaagtacataactccacatgtgttcattcatagttttgatgccttcagtgagaatctaccaatgaatgACAAAATATGATGTGAGAGTAGCCGATCCAACTTatgtacatgcctttgggtggGAGAAAACCGGAGATCCAGGGAGAGAATGATCCAGGATCACAAAGGTAATTTCATAACCTTGAAGGTTGACCACACCGCACCACCATGTGCAcagtacacacaaaaaacatctaTTATCCATTTGCTGTCTGACTGGTGaaaattatgacatttttaaaataattaaaaattattcaaataaccTTTATAACCAAAAGTGATCTGTACTAGTTATTTGTACTAGCGTACTAGTGTACAAATTCAATTGCTTCTGGGTTTTCCCAGTGAATCGCTGCTTCATTCATCGAGTCAGAATGAGCCTGACATTAAAATGAATCTCTGCAGCAAGATTATGGTCTTGTCGTCAACTTGCCCAATTTACATGAACCTCACGCCCATTTACGGTCCACGTCTGCCACAGCTGGTGAACTTATAGGAGCTTGTCAGCGCTGAGCAACAGAGGCCAAGTCTCTGAGGGTGCCGGTGGATGCTGCGGCTGGGTAAAATCCGTTAATTTACTGGCTGTTATTGTCACAACCTGCCGATGAGTGGGCCTGGGTGCTGCTAGAGCTTAAATCCTGTCACCATGTTATTAGCGCAGGAACGTGGCCTTCCAGTAAACCAGCGCTGCTGAGTTCACATCCCGCAGCTGAGCTCTTAAAAACCTCCCTGGGTGCCCGTGGTGGGAGTTTGACTGCACACACCACCGCCACCATTATCCCACACTGCGCGTGGAAACCGAGCGCGAGGTTCCGTTGTACGTGTTTCGTCTTCCGACTGTGCTGGGGACGCCGTCCCCCGGAGAACAACAGCCGCACTTCTTGAATTAATTTATCTGATTAAAACAGACACGGGACTGTGGGCACGAACACGTTGAGCACGGACAATGCAGCCGGGCGCTTTGAGCTGATTTATCTGACAGAAAGATAGAACCAAACAAAGTCTAGTCTGTGGTTTTACGAAGCAAAAGGCGTCTTAAGTACTTACAGAAGCTGAGCTGACGGCTCTCGCAGAAGTCACTGTACTGCGTGGCATCCATGGCTCTTGTCTGTTTTTCAAGTCTCTGTCAAATAAAGGACATTATTAAAGGCTTGTGTGCTGCATTGTCCTGCTGAGCGCCTTGAAGCTGTTGCTGCAAGATATTAAACAAGCCTGCGATTTAAAAAGTTCCCGTATTGACAGTATTACTATTACGTGGTCAAGACTGTTAATAGGCTCccgaaacttttttttttttttttacattaatcgCGCATTTATATTTTGTGAGTATTGTTGGCTATTGtgctctttatttttaaatgattatattaATAATGCTGCTGTTTCTGTCTTCCCTGTGTTTCTTGGGATTTCTGAGGTGGATCTaagaacataaatattttacttttggGGAATGACGTTGCATTTTCATCTGTGTATGAACATAAAACTTGAGACCTGCATGTGTAATAAACACCTGTGTCGTGACCCAGATCCCAGTTATCGGAATCATCTGCAATTAAGTGGAATGTGTGCTGAAACTATTATTTTTACTGTAACCACAGACCACACCCCACTGGCTGGCAAATAGGCCGAAGAGTAATCTGTCATGCATATCGCATTCATTGCATTTAATGTAACATCACAATGTGTTTCATCTTTCATTTCTGTGTGGCCCCTCGAGCGAAGAGTTGCCCATCCCTGCTCAAAGAGGAGAACAACAGTGTATGCAAGTTACGTTTCTCTCCCTTTATGCTGAtctgaacataaaaaaacaaatatggacTGAGCATATTCATATAAAGAGGCAATACATAAATATTTGAGTTACTATACTGAGGTTTGTGCCAAagtaagaataataaataatcccCTAGACCAAAAGAACGCTGAGTCTGAACCCTCTTTCAAGTCAGAACATCCTTACAGAGCAGCACCATGCTGCCTGTGGACAGCCATGACTCACCCTGCTTCGGAAACCAAAGCCCTGCACTTGCATAACGCGAACTTGTAAATCTGCTGAATGGAGCGTCTGCTCgctcactcgctcgctcgctcgcagCGCTGGCTGCCGAGAATCCCTGTGCAGGGAATCCCCCCCATGAGTCCTTGGGGGAGTGACACGGCTCCTATCAGGCCCTGCTAAACAGCCATCTCATCTCATGCTAGACAGCGCTTTGTTATGTCTGCCGGCATAAGAAAGAAAACACTGCCGGTAAGCTGGAGTGTTTTTACAAGAATGAAAAGTGTAGGAATCACTGGAggattgaaatatatatatataaaaattccaGTGAAACAAACGGCAAAACATGTCGACTCCAGTAACAACCAGTCGTATTAATTGAATTCCTTGATAGTTCTACAATAACCTCAGCAATTGTGGTTTTCAGTCACTGAGCCAATCCCATGGCAAGTAAACATTGACAGGAGGCAGTGACACATTATTAACCCTCCAACACAGCCAGAGAGGTTAAAACCGGGCTGGATTTATAACATACAGTGTTAAGTCACAGGTCAGAACCTGTAATTAGACGTTTCCTCTGCTTGGACCACTTCGTACCTTAGCAGAGTTTGGAAAACAATAAATTCAGGGTCTCCAGTGGGGCACACATTGTTAAAAGCCGCTTAAAGTTTATaactttttcccccttcttctcTCGGCCCTTcactcattttttaaatgggaAGCCGCTAACGCCCTTTATTGGCCTCGTGGGTGATACGTCTCCAAGTTTCAGGTCGGCAGGCGTTGGGCTCATTCTGCTCCATGGGACCCGGGACGGTCTGACAACAAGGGCGGTCGCCTTGCCCAAACGTGAGGCTTGCGGAATCGCTTTCAGGCCACCCAAACCAAGCGGAGACCCTTTTATTTAGTTAGCTGGCAGTCGCTGGAAATTCCATCTTTGAAAATACATATTAATGAAGCCTAAACCCAGCACTCCCGACTGCTTACTATACCTCCCCAGGAACTGTGATTTCTATTAGCGTCGTTAAGAGCGAAGCGGAGGTCTAGTTCGGTGCGCGGAGGGGGAATTCACAGCAGCCTTGGTGTCTGGGTTCTGGTCCAAATTGGGCTGCGAGTGATACGGGGCTGGAGCCACTGAACTGAAATAACTCTTGTCAGCCGGTCAGCCAGAGACAGGAGAAATGTTTTGACTGTGGCTTGCTGACTGAACAGAGAAGTGGAAGGTTTGagatgtaaatgttattttcagGGAAGGAGGAAGGGGACGcttgattaaaatgaaaacttGACCCACCTGCTAATAACTGATTTTAAACTTTAGCTTTAAACTTAATGTTACTGAGGTCTGAAGTCAGGGAATATCAATTTGTACTACCCAGCCATTAAACACCATTTTTTAACCATGTGTAACAGAACCTAGTCTTCAACAATTAACTAATTGTATAGAATTATGTTTATATGATTGTTTTAGAAAGCGTTTTGTCGTATGGTGTGTCTGCATGGTGTGGAAATGAGCTGCTATGACCGCAGTGCTGGATCACTGATACAGCAGTTTCTGTACTCAGATAATATAGAGTTTGAAATCGGTTTAAGAACTATTTTCTTCcaagaggtctttttttttttttttttggtttatataatttatttatatatgcatattAAAACACTTGCATTGCATCGTGAAGTTTGATTGGGTCGAGAAAAGGACTGGAAGAGGAGCTGGGATGTCGGTCTTGTGAATCACTTGGGCTGTTCTTAATGAGCCTTAACAAAACACATTAAAGAGTGAAGGATTCAACAAGACACCTGATGCTACTTACAGCCGGGACTCGACCACAAAATAATATCCTCAAGTCCCCCTTCAATGCAcaccagagagagggagggagaggccGAAAGCCCTTTCTAAACAGATTAAAGTGATAGTGAAATGATAGTGACATATGAAATTTCCCcatgttgtagtttttttttttttttttttttttaaatcttaccTGCAAAGTGGGGGGAAATGCAACAGAATGAAAGAGGGCTGTCTTTAAACATGCCCAATAGTGATTTCTCAGAGTTTGTCCTGATGCACATCCACTGATGATAAGACTCAAATACGCCACAATGAGGCCATGATTGAACTTATTTAAACCCTTCTAACCAGCCTTGGCCTTACCAAAGTAGTCCTccaatttaaacagaaaaagaaaaaacaagagaaaagacTGGCGCTTTTAAGACATTTTGTAAGAGTTTGAGAAGCACACAACCCCAAATGTCCCAAAATAGCAAGTTCTGAAGACTGCTGTCACCGTGGCATTAAAACGCAAAAACAACTGAGGATCCCACCCATCATGACAAAGAGACTTTTAAGCATTCCCATCTGAACGTGGCGGAGAAAATAACAGATTGTCAGGAGATCTTAGAGGGCCCTTGAGATGATTGATGGTCTGCCTGGGGAAATACAATCCACACCGCTGACAAAAGCAAAGCCATCCTCCATCTGATCACCAGCAAGAGTGAGGATCTAAATTATACCTCAGCCTGACCTAGATGCTTGACTGCTTTGGCTGTGCACATATGTATTTTGGGAAATGGAACGTTGACCGAATACTTGaccaaaggttgtgggtttggaTATCCAGGCGAATAATGCCTATGGTATTTACACAAGACTGCTTAAATAAATTTGCATCAGCAAGtgagatatttttaaaaaatacaagatGGGGATGACACCATATGCTTCCAAAAATAATTAGAGagaagaaataattattttgaaaaCTGTTCAATGGGCGGATCATAAAATGGCCCCTGAAAAGGCTCTCCTGGAGCTAATTTTGTGGCCATTTTAAAGGTAACATGCAGACAAGTAACATGCAGACAAAGGTTCCTATTAGAACCGTTAGGAGGCACTTTTTGCTGCAATAGTTCACAAGAAAAATGATCCGCCCTGGGTCACGCAGACACAGAAGGGCACTAGACAAAGTAACGCTGTACACTGGGAGCGGCCATTTAAACCACCCCGAAGAGGTTCACGAGCGCAGCAAAGTGGGAGGCCCAGGAGAACCCAGTTCCGTAataccaccaccccccaccaaaAGATTGTCCTGATAGCTAAAACATACCCATTAAAATCCTTGTGAGGAACAAAGTTTTGGGGAAAACCACTAGTCTTCTGGGCTGCGTCCAGATTTACTGGGTCTTGGTTTTAATTGAAACGGGACATATAAACTCTTAGGGGTAGTAACTCCTGACTCTGCCCACCGTCCTCCGCTGTTACTGTTAAAAGCTCTCTATGGCAATTCTGCTCTGGCTTTCAAAACACTTTTTAGAAAACACTTTCCAAACTAGACAGGATAATCACATATGTCTACAGATGCACCATGAAAGAGGAGAAAAGGCATCCAAAATGTTcattagatatatattttttttcttacttttctgCCAAACCACTAAACTGGCCATAGGCCTGGAAATTtcataatatttcataatattaatttaataactaAAAAATGGCATATTCTGATAGATATTTTTCAGTGGGCATCTCCAGACCTGACATGATTCTGCCTATTTTCCAGTTAGGAAACCATCCGTTCAAGAGACCATTGCAATCAGGGACAACAGTAACCATGAAgggtttttatatatttatttttgtaataaaaataaccaAGGATTCCAGTGTTAACTGGTCCACATTCacttgtggtagtagcctagtgggtaacacacttgcctatgaaccagaagacccattgtgtccctgatcaataCCAGCATTAAGCGGTTTCTTCTGAGCAGTTGTTCTAGTATCTCTTCTTTGGGATCAGACCGGACTGAGTAGCCATCGATGAAACCTGCACCACTGTAACCCTGTCAAGTTCACTGGTCCTTTGTTGAAGCACTTTTAGTAGGTACTAACCATCGCATTCTGATATATGGCGCCATAAACTGGCATTCCCACCTGTGGAGAGGAGTCTCTGTAAccagataatcaatgttattcacttcacctgccagtgtttttaatgtattggccatgcatatatgtatgaattattttctgcatcTTGACATGCAGTCAGTAACGTGGCTAACAGATGTGTGCAgtcaaaaatgttaaaaagtcaAAAATTGACACATTACAGATACGACCATCTCACCCTTTCACTGTCATGCCACATCAGTACAGAATCTGCACAGCTCTAATGCTGACCTCAGCCATTTTAGGAAGGCGCGTCGGTGACGTGTATGTGTGAGGGGTAGTAAGTACTGGGCTTTAGGCCTGTCAGCGCTCTTCCTCCCACTCACCTCCATCCGCTCCTGCTTGACTTCATCCACGTCATCCTCCTCCAGCACAGACAAGAACTCCCCGGTCTGGTCGATGGAGCCGAGGAAGTCCTGAAAGAGCTTCTTCCTTTTGTTGACAGTGCCGCTGCTGTATTTGTCTGTAAGTGGGCACAGAGAGGGGtggaaggtgtgtgtatgtgcataggGGGGGGGGCAGCTGGCGACATTTGCTCACTTTGTGCACATCTGTTGAGCAGCTGGAGATGTTTACACCTGAAGCTTGTGGTGGGATGGGGGGACGGTGAATGTCACTCTTCCATGCATTGTTCTGTCCTAATTTAGCCCACTTCACTCCAACAGGATATAGTGCTGTGGGGTTGTGCTCCTCCATCCAACACTTACTGGTTTATGACATAAAATGACATTCTGGATACTCAAAAGAGAATTTAGCTTAAACTTAAACCCCTGTGATATCCGTGTTTTATATACACCTCCAGTCAAACATTTGGGCAAACATTCTCTATGGAGGCTATTTTTGAAGAACCTAAAgcatgaatcattttttttcatttaaatgaatgataTGTTCTCGGGAAATCTGATCAATGTGATCGATgttaacatgagtgaaggaaAAGCATACATAAGTATCATCATAAGAATGCTTTCAGAAATGCGAGAAAACTATTCCCAATGTATACATAAAGATGGCTGAGACAAGTCAAaagttttgtactttttaaGGTTTTACTCCATAACCTTGTAagtgttaaaaaagaaaaggtgccATTATGGCTGACCTTCCAAACATATTAATCTCTAATGAATTAGGATTCTTTTTTCCTATATTCAGCTTCTGCTTCAAGACTTTGCCTTCTTGAAAATAAAACGagtcaaacaaaacaaaatcaaagaaaatcagaatgaaatattttgGGATGAGATGAGATCTGAGCCGGTGGGAATTGTTTATTCAGGCTGAATATGTAAGGCCTTAATGAAAAAGCTCAGCTACGCATCTCTCCATGTCAGCTGGAGCTGTCACAGCTTAACCTTGTACAGAACTGCAATTGTGGACTTCCTAAATAAACCTGGCAATTCACTCAAAATGTTAAAAGAGCCATTTTGTGTAAACTTGCTTTCAAACTGCACAAATATGTTGATGCACATAATTAGTCCTATATTTTTGGCTTTAATGTGCTCTAAATGTGCCAGTTGTTGCAGTGGGATGTTTACGTGAATAAAAGAGCTTGGAAAATGTTGGTTTGGAGGAATAGTAAACAAGGCTAATCTGCAGTGATCAAACACGGCGTTCGAATCTGACAAAATAAACAGAGGAAACATGGCGACGTTTGATCGAATGACAATGGGCGACAGACACCAAATGCTCCAAAGAGACAAGTAACGGAATGTACAATGGTTAAATGTTCTACACTTTCAGATGAACTGCCCTAATATTTCATGAGAACCCACGTTGGGCATTCCTCCAGTAGAATATTGGTCCTACATAGgcccttcttttttatttttgctcagtTGCTTAGTTTTCATGGCCGTGGAGTGGTGGGGTGGACCAACCACATgagaccacacacactactggtGCTTCTGCAGTGGTTTCAGCTCATGGAGCGATGGGAGGGCCATTTTCAGACCACAACGGTGTCAGAACCAACAGGACAAGAGAGAGAAGATGAGACCAGACGCTGTTTTCTAATGAATCACTTCAGTGTCTCCCTCATCACGGCTATTTAGCACACAACCAGACACAGAGCTTTAATACAACCAGACATTAGAGCTTAGTGCACCTAGACATGTGCATCATCTGAAAGTCTGGTTAAAGCCTGCATATTTAGCAAGTACAGCTGAGTACGACATATGTTTAAATCAacccgggaaaaaaaaaaaaatgttattcccACACTGGATTTAGAATGTTCATGCTTGCAATATACACTGTATGAGCAAAACAAAATATCCCAAAACattccaaacacacacgcagacccTGTTCCAACTGTTTTCGGAACACTGAGTTAACTTCTTATTCTACATCTTGGGTTACATTGCGGATGAGGGGTAAAAACCCAACGATTCTCATAACGACATGAAAACCTCGTTCAGGTTTTGTCGGGGATTCTCCGGGCGGAACACCAGGCAGAACAGAGCGGCAATGACATACGCTGATTGACTGCGGTGTACAGAATTACCTCCACAGACGGGCCTCCTCCTGTCAGCCTTCATTACTGACAGGAGGCACGAGATGGTGAAATTTAATTCAGTGGCTCCTAAACTTTGTCGTCAAAAGGATGTATCTGAACATCAGTAAATGGCTGCGTGTCATCTGTGAACAGTgtacatggggggggggggggggggggggggggggggggggggggggggggggggggggggggaataatagaaaaaagtgaaatgcgAAGAGCTGTACCTGAATCTACAGGGTCCTCATCATCGACCATTTTTAGAAGCTTGGATTTGTAGTCTCTGAACTGCATATACTTGAGGAGTCTTCGCACTTTTTTCTAAGAGGAATAATGAGAGGCGTCAAAAAGACAGTGTAATTTGATGCATGTGAGAGAAACGGTCCTTTATAACTAGGTGTGGGTGATAAAAACAAACCGTTTAATATTACAAAAttgaagtaaataaaaaaaaaaattaaaaaatgcgTGGCAAAATCAGtccaaacaaaccaaaccaaactaAAATCTTCAAATAAAGAGCTAAAATGAAAACTAAACCAGTTATGTGAACTGGTGAACTAGAAGCTCACGTGGGTTAATGCTTACCTTGTCTTTCCTCATCAGGAACAAAATATCCTCAGCAGTTATCAGTCGCGCCCCTCTTAACAGCGAAACTTCAGCGGCCTGGTGGAGCTGGACAGCAGGGGAGGGTGTGGGGGGAGATGCATTACTGGGGATCTTGTCGTTTTAAGGCAGCCATCAGCAACTCTATTCACTAACTCCAGTGTTTGTGCAGGACGGGCGAAAATTTAGCCCGGCTTTGTTTTGAAACCTTGAACAGGGTGATAGATagcaaacaacatttttttggaATGGGTGCACAGAGCACAGGCCACAAAAATGACCTGCTGCTTCAAAACTAAGAATCGCTGCAAAAGCTTCAAGGTCCAACTGGATGCCAAAGTCTGACCACAAGACCCTGTGAATGAAGGGCTAACATAACATTTCAAAAAGTCAAAAACAGATATAAATAATCCACTAACTTGGATCTAGATGTGAGCCATATGcataatttttaatgaatacaGGTATTGTGAATTTCCCTCTGGGATGAATaaagtatctatctatctatctatctatctatctatgtacATGCATATAATGAACAAAAGAACCTTTTCACAGGAGTTGTTGTTTTGGGTTATTACTAACTTGCGGTGGAAATATAGTAAACTAATGCGAATGAGAGCTTCACATTCATATTTTGGGATGCTTGCCCAATGTTTCCACAAAGAAATGCAGGTTGATTCTCCACCAGACAGAACAAAGTGTTACGATTTCTTTCGAGAATTTTCTGTGCGACCCTAAAGTTAAACTTCTATATATCCAGATCAATATCTCTAGTTAGCTAGAGAtattggggcagaggtggcccgtaatcagaaggttgccggttcaaatcccggttcacgcgttgtgtgcacatgtgctgtgctgcagtttatcacaatgacaatcacttcactttcactcatgcAAATCTCAGAGAAAATATCTGGGCCAATTAGTGTCAGATCAATTTTTAAAGAACACCAGTGATTGTTTTGGCCTGCTAGAGTTCTCTTTTATACACTAGAATCAGTTAGTCACTAGATTAAGGGGAGAAAATTACATGTAAGTCATCTTGTTGAGGCTATTTATTCTCCAAACGAGTACGTCAGTCTTTAATAAACCATGAGTACATGGAACAAGGTCGGGTCTACAT includes the following:
- the supt3h gene encoding transcription initiation protein SPT3 homolog isoform X2, whose product is MFVLLSFKRFALGDSRRPLHETAALVEDIVHTQLINMLHQAAEVSLLRGARLITAEDILFLMRKDKKKVRRLLKYMQFRDYKSKLLKMVDDEDPVDSDKYSSGTVNKRKKLFQDFLGSIDQTGEFLSVLEEDDVDEVKQERMERLEKQTRAMDATQYSDFCESRQLSFSKKASKFREWLDCSTLDVKPNAVSMEILSYLAYETVAQIVDLALLVKQDMTPKNGDPFSHAISASFMQYHNSAAEAYSASMKKDPDSPENTPPSTPSGPLTAGHQAKLHSMVQGNGGLVHDLSSKAKQRKRKKCAAACGAETQSSAIQPAHIREAIRRYSHKIGPLSPFSSAYRRNGMTFLAC
- the supt3h gene encoding transcription initiation protein SPT3 homolog isoform X1, coding for MSNSAASPMAGGASMAARGCGRATSFVPELQSMMFALGDSRRPLHETAALVEDIVHTQLINMLHQAAEVSLLRGARLITAEDILFLMRKDKKKVRRLLKYMQFRDYKSKLLKMVDDEDPVDSDKYSSGTVNKRKKLFQDFLGSIDQTGEFLSVLEEDDVDEVKQERMERLEKQTRAMDATQYSDFCESRQLSFSKKASKFREWLDCSTLDVKPNAVSMEILSYLAYETVAQIVDLALLVKQDMTPKNGDPFSHAISASFMQYHNSAAEAYSASMKKDPDSPENTPPSTPSGPLTAGHQAKLHSMVQGNGGLVHDLSSKAKQRKRKKCAAACGAETQSSAIQPAHIREAIRRYSHKIGPLSPFSSAYRRNGMTFLAC